A window from bacterium encodes these proteins:
- a CDS encoding dihydrofolate reductase family protein, with amino-acid sequence MRRITICEHITLDGVVQSPGAPDEDRDGGFPHGGWSPPFADPAVGAAVAGIHDGPRDLLLGRRTYDIWSAHWPHAAGPFAARFNDAVKHVATHHPESLAWGPAQGLGDDVADGVRRLRAGDGPDLILWGSSTLAPVLLAHDLVDEVVLFVHPVLIGAGKRFFPDGAVPRSLALTSSQPATSGIVINRFRPAGDLRTGTFAPRGDQS; translated from the coding sequence ATGAGACGCATTACCATCTGCGAGCACATCACCCTCGACGGCGTCGTCCAGAGTCCCGGCGCCCCCGACGAGGACCGCGATGGCGGCTTCCCGCACGGGGGCTGGTCGCCCCCCTTCGCCGATCCGGCCGTGGGCGCGGCGGTGGCCGGGATCCACGACGGCCCCCGCGACCTGCTGCTCGGCCGGCGCACCTACGACATCTGGAGCGCCCACTGGCCCCACGCCGCAGGCCCCTTCGCCGCCCGCTTCAACGACGCGGTCAAGCACGTGGCGACGCACCATCCGGAAAGCCTGGCCTGGGGGCCGGCGCAGGGCCTCGGTGACGACGTGGCCGACGGCGTGCGCCGCCTTCGCGCCGGCGACGGTCCCGACCTGATCCTCTGGGGCAGTTCGACCCTCGCCCCCGTCCTGCTGGCCCACGACCTGGTCGACGAGGTCGTGCTCTTCGTGCACCCGGTGCTGATCGGCGCCGGCAAGCGCTTCTTCCCCGACGGCGCCGTCCCCCGCTCCCTGGCCCTGACCAGTTCGCAGCCCGCGACGTCGGGCATCGTCATCAACCGCTTCCGGCCCGCGGGCGACCTCCGCACCGGAACCTTCGCCCCCCGCGGAGACCAGTCATGA
- the katG gene encoding catalase/peroxidase HPI → MSGNGKCPVTGHGSQPVAGGGTSNRDWWPNQLNLGILHQHSALGNPLGAEFDYPKEFARLDYAALKRDLHALMTDSQEWWPADYGHYGPLFIRMAWHSAGTYRMGDGRGGAGSGSQRLAPLNSWPDNVNLDKARRLLWPIKRKYGQKISWADLMILAGNCALESMGCPVFGFGGGRVDVWEPEADIYWGQEGEWLGDKRYSGDRDLEDPLAAVQMGLIYVNPEGPNGEPDPVASGRDVRETFARMAMDDEETVALVAGGHTFGKCHGAGPADHVGPEPEAAGLAEQGLGWTSSFGSGRGGDTIGSGIEGAWKPHPVKWDMGYLKVLFKYEWELVKSPAGAHQWLAKDVDEEDMVVDAHDPSRKHRPMMTTADLSLRYDPIYEPIARGYLQNPRRFADAFARAWFKLTHRDMGPKVRYLGPEVPAEDLIWQDPVPAADRKVIGARDVAALKKTILASGLGVAQLVTTAWASASTFRGSDMRGGANGARIRLAPQKDWAVNEPERLQKVLRRLDRIRKEFNAAQDGARAVSLADLIVLGGCAGVEQAARAAGFRVKVPFRAGRTDATAKQTDAASFSVLEPAADGFRNYQRTRFSVRSENLLLDRAQLLTLTAPEMTVLVGGLRVLGANWGQSPHGVFTTRPGVLSNDFFVNLLDMDTAWRPTAPDEELFEGRDRTTGRVRWTATRVDLVFGSNSQLRALAEVYAAEDGPARLVADFVAAWGKVMDLDRFDLA, encoded by the coding sequence ATGAGCGGCAACGGCAAATGCCCCGTGACCGGCCACGGCAGCCAACCGGTGGCGGGCGGCGGCACATCGAACCGCGATTGGTGGCCCAACCAACTGAACCTCGGCATCCTGCACCAGCACTCGGCGCTCGGCAATCCGCTCGGCGCCGAATTCGACTACCCGAAGGAATTCGCACGTCTCGACTACGCGGCGCTGAAGCGCGACCTCCATGCGCTGATGACCGACTCCCAGGAGTGGTGGCCGGCCGACTACGGGCATTACGGCCCGCTCTTCATCCGCATGGCCTGGCACAGCGCGGGCACCTACCGCATGGGCGACGGACGCGGCGGTGCCGGCTCCGGCTCGCAGCGCCTGGCTCCGCTGAACAGCTGGCCCGACAACGTGAACCTCGACAAGGCGCGCCGGCTGCTCTGGCCCATCAAGCGGAAGTACGGCCAGAAGATCTCCTGGGCCGACCTGATGATCCTCGCCGGCAACTGCGCCCTGGAGTCGATGGGCTGCCCCGTCTTCGGCTTCGGCGGCGGCCGCGTCGACGTCTGGGAACCCGAGGCGGACATCTACTGGGGCCAGGAGGGCGAGTGGCTGGGCGACAAGCGCTACTCCGGCGACCGCGATCTGGAGGACCCGCTGGCCGCCGTGCAGATGGGCCTGATCTACGTGAATCCCGAGGGACCGAACGGCGAACCGGATCCGGTCGCCTCGGGCCGCGACGTGCGCGAGACCTTCGCCCGCATGGCCATGGACGACGAGGAGACCGTCGCGCTGGTGGCGGGCGGCCACACGTTCGGCAAGTGCCACGGCGCCGGTCCGGCGGACCACGTCGGGCCCGAGCCCGAGGCCGCGGGCCTGGCCGAGCAGGGGCTCGGCTGGACGAGCAGCTTCGGCAGCGGCCGGGGCGGCGACACCATCGGCAGCGGCATCGAGGGGGCCTGGAAGCCGCATCCGGTCAAGTGGGACATGGGCTACCTGAAGGTGCTCTTCAAGTACGAATGGGAGCTGGTCAAGAGCCCGGCGGGCGCCCACCAGTGGCTGGCCAAGGACGTGGACGAGGAGGACATGGTCGTCGACGCCCACGATCCCTCCCGCAAGCACCGGCCGATGATGACGACGGCCGACCTCTCGCTCCGCTACGATCCGATCTACGAGCCCATCGCGCGCGGCTACCTGCAGAACCCGCGCCGGTTCGCCGACGCCTTCGCGCGCGCCTGGTTCAAGCTCACCCACCGCGACATGGGCCCCAAGGTGCGCTACCTCGGCCCCGAGGTGCCTGCCGAGGATCTCATCTGGCAGGACCCGGTGCCGGCCGCCGACCGCAAGGTGATCGGTGCGCGGGACGTGGCCGCCCTGAAGAAGACGATCCTCGCCTCCGGACTGGGCGTGGCGCAGCTCGTCACGACGGCCTGGGCGTCGGCGTCGACGTTCCGCGGTTCGGACATGCGCGGCGGCGCCAACGGGGCCCGGATCCGGCTGGCGCCGCAGAAGGACTGGGCCGTGAACGAGCCGGAGCGCCTGCAGAAGGTCCTGCGCCGGCTCGACCGCATCCGCAAGGAGTTCAACGCGGCGCAGGACGGCGCCCGCGCGGTCTCGCTGGCCGACCTGATCGTGCTCGGCGGCTGCGCGGGCGTCGAGCAGGCCGCCCGCGCGGCCGGCTTCAGGGTGAAGGTGCCCTTCCGCGCCGGTCGCACCGACGCCACCGCGAAGCAGACCGACGCCGCGTCGTTCTCCGTGCTCGAACCGGCGGCCGACGGGTTCCGCAACTACCAGCGCACCCGGTTCTCGGTCCGGTCGGAGAACCTGCTGCTCGACCGCGCCCAGCTGCTCACCCTGACCGCGCCGGAGATGACCGTGCTCGTCGGCGGCCTGCGCGTGCTGGGCGCCAACTGGGGACAGTCGCCCCACGGCGTCTTCACCACGCGGCCGGGCGTCCTGAGCAACGACTTCTTCGTGAACCTGCTCGACATGGACACCGCCTGGCGTCCGACCGCGCCGGACGAGGAGCTTTTCGAGGGCCGCGACCGCACCACCGGTCGCGTCAGGTGGACCGCGACCCGGGTCGATCTCGTGTTCGGTTCGAACTCCCAGCTCCGCGCGCTGGCCGAAGTGTACGCGGCCGAGGACGGGCCGGCCCGCCTCGTCGCCGACTTCGTCGCGGCCTGGGGCAAGGTCATGGACCTGGACCGCTTCGATCTGGCCTGA
- a CDS encoding VOC family protein, whose translation MSDLVTCLWFDFGEAARAARFYAATFPDSHVGHANAAPADFPGGSEGTELTVEFTLLGRPFVGLNGGPNFTPNEAVSFMVLTEDQAETDRYWHAILAAGGAESACGWCRDAWGFAWQITPRRLIELMKDPDRAKAKRAMEAMMTMTKLDIAAIEAAVGG comes from the coding sequence ATGAGCGATCTCGTCACCTGCCTCTGGTTCGACTTCGGCGAGGCTGCCCGCGCGGCGCGCTTCTACGCCGCGACCTTCCCCGACAGCCACGTCGGGCACGCCAACGCCGCGCCGGCCGACTTTCCCGGCGGCAGCGAGGGCACCGAGCTGACGGTCGAGTTCACCCTGCTGGGTCGGCCTTTCGTGGGCCTGAACGGCGGCCCCAACTTCACGCCCAACGAGGCCGTGAGCTTCATGGTGCTGACGGAGGACCAGGCGGAGACCGACCGCTACTGGCACGCGATCCTCGCCGCCGGTGGCGCCGAGAGCGCCTGCGGCTGGTGCCGCGACGCGTGGGGCTTCGCCTGGCAGATCACGCCGCGCCGGCTCATCGAGCTGATGAAGGATCCGGACCGGGCGAAGGCGAAGCGCGCCATGGAGGCCATGATGACCATGACGAAGCTGGACATCGCGGCCATCGAGGCGGCGGTGGGAGGTTGA
- a CDS encoding transcriptional repressor: MTPHDEISSILQAHGIQPSAQRVAIALFVLRTDAHPTADEVLAAVRREFPVVSRATIYNTLGLFVEKGLLQTHQFREGVTVYDANTDRHHHFIDTESGEVHDIPWEAVDLQRMDQLQGYAVDSWMVVMRGRRKP; the protein is encoded by the coding sequence ATGACGCCTCACGACGAAATCAGCAGCATCCTGCAGGCGCACGGCATCCAGCCGTCGGCGCAGCGCGTGGCCATCGCCCTCTTCGTGCTGCGCACGGACGCGCACCCCACCGCCGACGAGGTGCTCGCCGCGGTCCGGCGGGAGTTCCCGGTGGTCTCGCGGGCCACGATCTACAACACGCTGGGTCTCTTCGTGGAGAAGGGGCTGCTGCAGACCCACCAGTTCCGCGAGGGCGTCACCGTCTACGACGCCAACACCGACCGGCACCACCATTTCATCGACACCGAGTCGGGCGAAGTCCACGACATCCCCTGGGAAGCAGTCGATCTGCAGCGGATGGACCAGCTGCAGGGCTACGCGGTCGATTCCTGGATGGTGGTCATGCGCGGCCGGCGCAAACCCTGA